Proteins from one Phaenicophaeus curvirostris isolate KB17595 chromosome 16, BPBGC_Pcur_1.0, whole genome shotgun sequence genomic window:
- the CACNG3 gene encoding voltage-dependent calcium channel gamma-3 subunit, producing MRMCDRGVQMLVTTVGAFAAFSLMTIAVGTDYWLYSRGVCRTKSAGDNDTSRKNEEVMTHSGLWRTCCLEGTFRGVCKKIDHFPEDADYEQDTAEYLLRAVRASSIFPILSVGLLFFGGLCVAASEFYKSKHNVILSAGIFFVSAGLSNIIGIIVYISANTGDPGQSDSKKSYSYGWSFYFGALSFIIAEMVGVIAVHMYIEKHRQIRAKSHSELLKKSAFTRLPPYRYRFRRRSSSRSTEPRSRDMSPVSKAFSTIPSTDISMFTLSRDPSKVTMGTLLNSERDHGFLQVHNSIPKEFKESLHNNPANRRTTPV from the exons ATGAGGATGTGTGACAGAGGCGTCCAGATGCTCGTCACCACGGTGGGAGCCTTCGCAGCCTTCAGCCTCATGACCATCGCCGTGGGCACCGACTACTGGCTCTACTCGCGCGGCGTGTGCAGGACTAAGTCCGCGGGCGACAACGACACGAGCCGCAAGAACGAGGAGGTGATGACCCACTCGGGGCTCTGGAGGACGTGCTGCCTCGAAG GAACTTTCCGAGGAGTGTGCAAGAAAATTGACCACTTCCCCGAGGATGCGGATTACGAGCAAGACACGGCTGAGTATCTCCTCC GTGCAGTGAGAGCGTCCAGCATCTTCCCCATCCTCAGCGTGGGTCTGCTGTTCTTCGGGGGCCTGTGCGTGGCAGCCAGTGAGTTCTACAAGAGCAAACACAACGTCATCCTCAGTGCTGGCATCTTCTTCGTCTCTGCAG GTCTCAGCAACATCATCGGGATCATCGTCTACATCTCGGCCAACACGGGGGACCCAGGGCAGAGCGACTCCAAGAAGAGTTACTCCTACGGGTGGTCCTTCTACTTCGGAGCCCTGTCCTTCATCATTGCCGAGATGGTGGGGGTGATCGCCGTGCACATGTACATTGAGAAGCACCGCCAGATCCGTGCCAAGTCCCACTCGGAGCTGCTGAAGAAGTCAGCCTTCACCCGCCTCCCCCCCTACAGGTACCGCTTCCGCCGGCGGTCCAGCTCCCGCTCCACCGAGCCCCGGTCCCGGGACATGTCGCCCGTCAGCAAGGCGTTCAGCACCATCCCCTCCACCGACATCTCCATGTTCACCCTCTCCAGGGATCCCTCCAAAGTCACCATGGGGACGCTGCTCAACTCGGAGCGGGACCACGGTTTTTTACAGGTCCATAACTCCATCCCCAAAGAGTTCAAGGAGTCTTTGCACAACAACCCGGCCAACAGACGAACCACGCCGGTCTGA